A single window of Entelurus aequoreus isolate RoL-2023_Sb unplaced genomic scaffold, RoL_Eaeq_v1.1 HiC_scaffold_208, whole genome shotgun sequence DNA harbors:
- the LOC133645488 gene encoding Golgi-associated plant pathogenesis-related protein 1-like — protein sequence MGKSASKQFAEEALRRHNEHRKKHQAPPLKLSSKLNREAARYAESLASTRILKHSEDSSKGSYGENLAWASNDQLGKDVSDRWYDEVKQYNFNSPGFSSGTGHFTAMVWKSTTTLGVGKAIASDGSSFVVARYFPAGNITNQGHFESNVLPARGPGLTS from the exons ATGGGGAAGTCAG CCTCAAAGCAATTTGCCGAGGAGGCGCTGCGTCGCCATAACGAGCACAGGAAGAAGCACCAGGCTCCACCACTCAAGCTGAGCAGCAAACTGAACAGAGAGGCCGCCCg CTATGCTGAGAGTTTGGCCAGCACACGCATCTTAAAACACAGCGAGGATTCCAGTAAAGGAAGCTATGGAGAGAACCTGGCGTGGGCCTCCAATGATCAATTAG GGAAGGATGTGTCCGACCGCTGGTACGATGAAGTCAAACAGTACAACTTTAACTCTCCTGGATTCTCCTCTGGCACTG GCCATTTCACAGCAATGGTGTGGAAGAGCACTACAACGCTGGGAGTGGGTAAAGCCATTGCATCGGACGGCTCCTCTTTCGTGGTGGCAAGATACTTTCCAGCTGGGAATATCACCAACCAGGGGCACTTTGAGAGCAACGTCCTCCCGGCTAGAGGTCCTGGATTGACCTCCTAA